Genomic DNA from bacterium:
CTCGGTTTGGCCCAAGTCCACCGGGCGGTGAAGGCCCGCGGCGGATTCGTCCGGGTGACCAGCGAGCCGGAGCAAGGAGCGACGTTCGAGGTTTATTTGCCGGATGTTGCTTATTAGAAGTGTGAGGAATCGCAACCAAGCTAAGCGAAGGTCGATCCATCGGCGCCGACCAAGGTCAAAAAAATGGAACGGACTGAAGAGATCTCAAGCACTCCAGTGCCGGAGAAAAGAGATTCATCCTTTATGGAAAAGGTCTCGAGAATCGGATCTTAATGGTTGGATTTACGCTTCGAGGAAAAAAGGTCAGAATTATTACGGCCCGTCAGGCATCTCGAAAGGAAAGGGCGATCTATGAAGAAGAAACTTCGTGAGGTTACAGATTACGATACCCAGGACACTTCTGGGATAATCAATAGAAAAAAACCTCTCAAGCTTGAAGACCTGGGATTTAAATTACCCCCGGTATCGCCCACTCAGGTAATTTCCATTCGCTTACCCACATCCCTATTAAATGAAATTCGTGCCAAGGCCAGCGCTCGAGATATGCCCTATCAGGCCCTCATCAAGCACCTGTTGGCGAAGTCTGTTAATAAATAGGAATGC
This window encodes:
- a CDS encoding CopG family antitoxin; translation: MKKKLREVTDYDTQDTSGIINRKKPLKLEDLGFKLPPVSPTQVISIRLPTSLLNEIRAKASARDMPYQALIKHLLAKSVNK